In the Clostridium beijerinckii genome, one interval contains:
- a CDS encoding ribonucleoside-diphosphate reductase subunit alpha produces MSLLSELCKDAINAIKDNEGLYTEDKLLDALNPIIRKDMNKREIRNSLIQVALELTTDMEPNWQYVAARAYTYELYDRVRSSRNLEDDKNLYQDYYEFIESLTERGLYGEYILKNYSRDDILELEKDIKPERDFLFNYSGINLLASRYLVQDYNRSPIELPQQMFMGIAMHLAIPEKEENRVYWAKRFYDVLSSLKATMATPTMSNARKPFYQLSSCFIDSVEDSLEGIYKSLDNFAKVSKFGGGMGIYMGKIRALGSPIRGFKGASGGVIPWVKLFNDTAIAVDQLGVRNGSVAIWLDAWHKDIPEFLQIRTNNGDDRKKAHDVFPGICYPDLFWRLAENDIDANWYMMCPHEIKNIKGYALEDFYGEQWEEKYYECVSDERIEKRVMSVKDLVRLIIKSAVETGAPFAFYRDMTNKMNPNKHNGMIYSSNLCTEIMQNMSPMKIQKSQILSDKDEYAVVEKIIPGDFVVCNLSSVVLGNIDVCNDKEVEYVVETQIRAMDNVIDLNYYSVPFAEITNKKYRAIGLGTSGYHHMLVNNKIHWTEEEHKSFVDKIYEKINYYAVKASMNISKEKGCYELFKGSDWDTGEYFRLRNYNSSKWNELKELVHEFGTRNGYLIAVAPNGSTATIAGTTEGIDPIMARFYLEEKKGSIIPKTAPNLSEDNYWYYNSAYNIEQMWCVKMNGIRQRHIDQGQSFNLYITSSYTMRQIMNLYIEACKCGVKSIYYVRSKSLEVTECETCSA; encoded by the coding sequence ATGTCGCTTTTGAGTGAATTATGCAAAGATGCTATTAATGCAATTAAAGATAATGAGGGGCTTTATACAGAAGATAAACTATTAGATGCTTTAAATCCAATTATAAGAAAAGATATGAATAAAAGAGAAATAAGAAATTCATTGATACAAGTAGCTCTGGAATTAACTACAGATATGGAGCCTAATTGGCAATATGTAGCAGCTAGGGCGTATACATATGAACTTTATGATAGAGTTAGAAGTTCTAGAAACTTAGAGGATGATAAGAATTTATACCAGGATTATTACGAATTTATTGAATCTCTAACTGAAAGAGGTCTTTATGGAGAATATATTTTAAAGAATTACTCAAGAGATGATATTTTAGAACTGGAGAAGGATATAAAGCCAGAAAGGGATTTTCTATTTAATTATAGTGGAATTAATCTTTTAGCAAGTAGATACTTAGTTCAAGATTATAATAGAAGCCCTATAGAACTTCCTCAGCAAATGTTTATGGGAATAGCTATGCATCTTGCAATTCCAGAGAAAGAGGAAAATAGAGTATATTGGGCAAAGAGATTTTATGATGTACTTAGTTCGTTAAAAGCCACTATGGCAACTCCGACAATGTCTAATGCACGAAAGCCATTTTATCAATTAAGTTCATGCTTTATAGATTCAGTGGAAGATAGTTTAGAGGGAATCTATAAATCCCTTGATAATTTCGCTAAAGTATCTAAATTTGGCGGTGGAATGGGTATATATATGGGGAAAATTAGAGCATTAGGTTCACCAATAAGAGGATTTAAGGGAGCATCTGGAGGGGTAATACCGTGGGTTAAATTATTTAATGATACAGCAATAGCTGTAGATCAGTTAGGTGTGAGAAATGGCTCGGTAGCAATATGGTTAGATGCATGGCATAAGGATATTCCTGAGTTTCTTCAAATAAGGACTAATAATGGGGATGATAGGAAAAAGGCACATGACGTATTTCCAGGTATATGTTATCCAGACCTATTTTGGAGGCTTGCTGAAAATGATATAGATGCTAATTGGTATATGATGTGTCCACATGAGATTAAGAACATTAAAGGATATGCATTAGAAGACTTTTATGGAGAGCAATGGGAAGAAAAGTATTATGAATGTGTAAGCGATGAGCGAATAGAGAAAAGAGTAATGTCAGTAAAAGATTTAGTGAGATTAATCATAAAGAGTGCAGTTGAAACAGGAGCACCATTCGCATTTTATAGAGATATGACAAATAAAATGAATCCTAATAAGCATAACGGAATGATATATTCATCAAATTTATGTACTGAAATTATGCAGAATATGAGTCCGATGAAGATACAAAAAAGTCAAATTCTTAGTGATAAAGATGAATATGCTGTGGTTGAGAAAATAATACCAGGAGATTTTGTTGTATGTAATCTTTCATCAGTAGTACTTGGAAATATAGATGTATGTAATGATAAAGAAGTAGAATATGTTGTTGAAACTCAGATTAGAGCAATGGATAATGTAATTGACTTAAACTATTATTCAGTTCCTTTTGCTGAGATTACGAACAAAAAGTATAGGGCAATAGGTCTTGGAACTAGTGGATATCATCATATGCTTGTTAACAATAAGATACATTGGACGGAAGAAGAACATAAAAGTTTTGTGGATAAAATTTATGAGAAGATAAACTACTATGCTGTAAAAGCCAGTATGAACATATCAAAAGAAAAAGGATGCTATGAATTGTTTAAGGGATCTGATTGGGATACTGGAGAGTATTTCAGATTAAGAAACTACAATAGCTCTAAATGGAATGAACTAAAGGAGCTAGTTCATGAATTTGGAACTAGAAATGGATATTTAATTGCAGTAGCACCAAATGGTTCGACGGCAACAATTGCAGGAACAACAGAAGGAATTGATCCTATTATGGCGAGATTCTATTTAGAAGAAAAAAAGGGAAGTATAATTCCTAAGACTGCACCAAATCTTTCAGAAGATAATTATTGGTATTATAATTCGGCTTATAATATAGAACAAATGTGGTGTGTTAAAATGAATGGAATACGTCAAAGGCATATAGATCAAGGTCAATCCTTTAATCTTTATATAACGAGTAGCTATACAATGAGGCAAATAATGAACTTATATATAGAAGCATGTAAATGTGGTGTTAAATCTATATATTATGTCAGATCAAAATCATTAGAAGTGACAGAATGTGAAACTTGTTCAGCGTAA
- a CDS encoding response regulator transcription factor, with protein sequence MFNVLVVDDEKEIRDAIEIYLRGENLKVFKAEDGLEALDILEKEKIHLIILDIMMPRFDGIRTCLKIRESQNLPIIMLSAKGEDSDKILGLNVGADDYITKPFNHLELVARVKSQLRRYEKPLNVEEGKDIIKVKDLVIDTVAKKITLRGEDVKVTATEYKILYLLASNLGKVFSIKEIYENVWEEIFYKSENTVTVHIRRIREKIEINTKEPEYIKVVWGIGYKIEKED encoded by the coding sequence ATGTTCAATGTATTAGTAGTTGATGACGAAAAGGAAATACGAGATGCAATTGAAATATATTTAAGAGGCGAAAATTTAAAAGTATTTAAGGCTGAGGATGGATTGGAAGCTTTAGATATTCTTGAAAAAGAAAAAATACATTTAATTATACTAGATATAATGATGCCTAGATTTGATGGGATACGTACTTGTTTAAAGATAAGAGAAAGTCAAAACTTACCTATAATAATGTTATCTGCAAAAGGCGAAGATTCAGATAAAATATTAGGATTAAATGTAGGGGCGGATGATTATATAACTAAACCATTTAACCACTTAGAATTGGTAGCAAGAGTTAAATCTCAATTAAGAAGGTATGAGAAACCTCTAAATGTAGAAGAGGGTAAGGATATAATTAAAGTTAAAGATTTAGTAATAGATACCGTTGCAAAAAAGATTACTTTGCGAGGGGAAGATGTTAAGGTAACAGCTACAGAATACAAAATATTATATTTGCTAGCATCAAACTTAGGAAAAGTATTTTCTATTAAAGAGATATACGAAAACGTGTGGGAAGAGATATTTTACAAAAGTGAAAATACAGTAACCGTACATATTAGGAGAATAAGAGAAAAAATTGAAATAAACACAAAAGAGCCTGAATATATCAAGGTGGTGTGGGGGATTGGATACAAGATTGAAAAGGAAGATTAA
- a CDS encoding ribonucleotide-diphosphate reductase subunit beta, which yields MTINKKPLFNELGDREISKKRIINGNTTNLNDFNNMKYSWVSDWYRQGMNNFWIPEEVNLSQDLKDYQNLLEEERIAYDKILSFLIFLDSIQTANLSNINNYITASEINLCLTIQSFQEAVHSQSYSYMLDSICSPEKRNEILYQWKDDEILLKRNKFIGDLYNEFIENPTEYNLLRTLMANYILEGIYFYSGFMFFYNLERNGKMPGSAQEIRYINRDENTHLWLFRNIIKELQNENPELFTEEVKNELRNMMKIGVEQEILWGHYVIGDKIQGINKQLIENYIKYLGNKRLKEINLSPLFKEQDKNPASWVDTLSNANSVKTDFFEARSTAYAKVTTLIDDL from the coding sequence ATGACTATAAATAAAAAACCTCTTTTTAATGAATTGGGAGATAGAGAAATCAGTAAAAAGAGAATTATAAACGGTAATACTACAAACTTAAATGATTTTAATAATATGAAATATAGCTGGGTTTCAGACTGGTATAGGCAAGGAATGAATAATTTCTGGATACCGGAGGAAGTAAATCTTTCACAAGATTTAAAGGATTATCAAAACCTATTAGAAGAAGAAAGAATTGCATATGATAAGATATTGTCATTTTTAATATTTCTAGATTCTATACAAACAGCAAACTTAAGTAATATAAATAATTATATTACAGCAAGTGAGATAAATCTGTGTTTAACAATTCAAAGTTTTCAAGAAGCAGTACATTCGCAAAGCTATAGCTACATGCTTGATAGCATATGTTCTCCTGAAAAAAGGAACGAAATATTATATCAATGGAAAGATGATGAGATACTCTTGAAAAGAAATAAATTCATAGGAGACTTATACAATGAATTTATAGAGAATCCAACGGAATACAATTTATTAAGAACACTTATGGCTAATTACATATTAGAAGGTATATATTTTTATTCTGGATTTATGTTCTTCTATAACCTGGAGAGAAATGGTAAGATGCCAGGATCTGCACAAGAAATTAGGTATATAAATAGGGATGAAAATACTCATCTGTGGCTTTTTAGAAATATTATAAAAGAGCTACAAAATGAAAATCCGGAGCTATTTACTGAAGAAGTAAAAAATGAATTAAGAAATATGATGAAGATTGGTGTAGAACAAGAAATTTTATGGGGACATTATGTTATAGGAGATAAGATACAAGGGATAAATAAGCAATTAATTGAAAATTATATAAAATATTTAGGAAATAAAAGATTGAAAGAAATAAATTTATCTCCATTATTCAAAGAACAAGATAAGAACCCAGCTTCATGGGTAGATACTCTATCAAATGCAAATTCTGTTAAAACTGATTTCTTCGAAGCAAGATCTACTGCGTATGCAAAAGTGACAACTTTGATTGATGATTTATAA
- a CDS encoding tetratricopeptide repeat protein: MSRIKLPGKEKNKRILLFVLVLIALGIISHEFIENGNGKDKKYKEEKEIIMPEGTQQSDNNVANKELESIDMKDDSKKAVNDKTNEKSSYSERENELYDEAYNLFFSHKYTESISKADLLINEFPSNAMGYNIRGIAKSYNGDFNSGIDDIDKALSIDNNYGYARFNKALTYELYGRMDDALEWYNKALDVEDYEWSYYGIASIYGRRGDIKNTMLYLNKAIQIDASIKEIAKEEHDFDPVKNSEEFKKAVYN; this comes from the coding sequence ATGAGCAGAATTAAGTTACCAGGAAAAGAGAAAAATAAAAGAATACTATTATTTGTGCTAGTGCTAATAGCATTGGGAATAATATCTCATGAATTTATAGAAAATGGAAATGGAAAGGATAAGAAATATAAAGAAGAAAAAGAAATAATAATGCCTGAGGGAACGCAACAATCAGATAATAATGTAGCCAATAAAGAACTAGAAAGTATAGATATGAAGGATGATTCTAAAAAGGCTGTTAATGATAAAACAAATGAAAAGTCTAGTTATTCGGAAAGGGAAAATGAATTATACGACGAAGCATATAATTTATTTTTTTCACATAAGTACACTGAGTCAATTAGCAAAGCAGATTTGCTTATAAATGAATTTCCAAGTAATGCAATGGGATATAATATAAGAGGAATTGCGAAGTCTTATAATGGAGATTTCAATAGTGGTATAGATGATATAGATAAGGCATTAAGTATTGATAACAATTATGGATATGCAAGGTTTAATAAAGCACTTACATATGAATTATATGGAAGAATGGATGATGCACTTGAATGGTATAATAAGGCTTTAGATGTTGAAGATTATGAATGGAGTTATTATGGTATAGCATCTATTTATGGAAGAAGAGGAGACATAAAAAATACAATGCTGTATTTGAATAAAGCAATACAAATAGATGCATCAATAAAGGAAATAGCAAAAGAAGAACATGATTTTGATCCAGTCAAAAATTCAGAAGAATTTAAAAAAGCAGTGTATAATTAA
- the cwlD gene encoding N-acetylmuramoyl-L-alanine amidase CwlD, with translation MRMKKWIALFCIFCLMSGIPVRTNSEENKDKRIILIDPGHGGIDGGAKSKSGTIEKDINLSISLKLKQELEDAGYAVYMTREGDSQLDAKKVKDLNARCQMKKDVKCDTFISIHQNMFPQSSCFGSQVWYSSNEISKSLAENIQASLKETINDNNKRVPKAAKEQYRILRDGYEGACVLVECGFLSNYEEEQKLKSDEHQDKIAKGITAGINKYFESKDS, from the coding sequence AATGGATAGCATTGTTCTGCATATTTTGCTTAATGTCTGGAATTCCAGTAAGAACAAATTCCGAAGAAAATAAAGATAAAAGGATAATATTGATAGATCCTGGTCATGGAGGAATTGATGGGGGAGCAAAATCAAAGAGTGGAACTATAGAGAAGGATATAAATTTATCTATATCCTTAAAGTTAAAACAGGAGCTGGAGGATGCTGGATATGCTGTGTATATGACAAGAGAAGGAGATTCTCAATTGGATGCGAAGAAAGTTAAAGATCTCAATGCCAGATGTCAAATGAAGAAAGATGTTAAATGTGATACATTTATATCTATACATCAGAATATGTTTCCACAGTCCAGTTGCTTTGGGTCTCAAGTTTGGTATTCATCGAATGAGATCAGCAAGTCTTTAGCAGAAAATATTCAAGCATCACTCAAAGAAACAATAAATGACAATAATAAGAGAGTTCCCAAGGCAGCAAAGGAACAATATAGAATACTTAGAGATGGATATGAGGGTGCATGTGTTCTCGTAGAATGTGGCTTTTTATCTAATTATGAGGAAGAGCAAAAACTAAAAAGTGATGAACATCAGGACAAAATAGCAAAAGGAATAACAGCTGGTATCAATAAATATTTTGAAAGTAAAGATAGCTAG
- a CDS encoding sensor histidine kinase — protein MDTRLKRKIKLYFSSIYLVDIIIVALITLFLLSALGDYIQINRSQHSLAVNRIKSDLRGLIFLAAIYVAFITKIIFILKKNQNSPRIQSDFVNNVIFVIKNGFHYKETRSKLIISIALALILLIAYLYFLATGGYENNIFVKFFQTYPFKGSVFVIIILFFTMMYALKKTLDIIVVNDALRRVSEGNLQDDIKLDGSPAIKELAKNINLIKAGYKEILEDGVHNEKLKTELISNVSHDLKTPLTSIINYVNILKNSDITEEEREEYLLILERKSLKLKVLIEDLFEMSKINSGKIKLNRELIDILSLIHQGIGEYSTLYEEKNISFKVTSEEDAVYMELDGKMMSRALENIIINALKYSMSNTRVYINVKIDGDYVNVGVKNIANYEMDFNEDEMFERFARGDKSRNSKVEGSGLGLAITKSIVELHGGEVKIKKEGDMFKIYLMLPINKG, from the coding sequence TTGGATACAAGATTGAAAAGGAAGATTAAGCTATATTTTAGTAGCATCTATTTAGTAGATATAATAATCGTAGCATTGATAACATTATTTTTACTTTCAGCATTGGGTGATTATATACAGATCAATAGGTCGCAACACAGCTTAGCAGTTAATAGAATTAAAAGTGATTTAAGAGGACTAATTTTCTTAGCTGCCATATATGTGGCGTTTATTACAAAGATTATTTTCATATTGAAAAAGAATCAAAATTCACCTAGAATACAATCTGATTTTGTTAATAATGTGATTTTTGTAATTAAAAATGGATTTCATTATAAAGAAACAAGGAGCAAATTAATAATATCCATTGCATTAGCATTGATATTGTTAATTGCATATTTATATTTTCTTGCTACTGGAGGATATGAAAATAATATATTTGTGAAGTTTTTTCAAACGTATCCGTTTAAAGGAAGTGTATTTGTTATTATAATATTATTTTTCACTATGATGTATGCATTAAAGAAGACTCTAGACATAATAGTCGTAAATGATGCACTCAGAAGAGTTAGTGAAGGAAATTTGCAAGATGATATTAAATTGGATGGATCGCCTGCGATAAAAGAACTTGCAAAAAATATTAACTTAATAAAAGCGGGATATAAGGAAATATTAGAAGATGGTGTCCACAATGAGAAACTGAAAACAGAATTAATATCGAATGTATCGCATGACTTAAAGACGCCTTTAACATCAATTATAAATTATGTTAACATACTAAAGAATAGTGATATAACGGAGGAAGAAAGAGAAGAATACTTGTTAATATTAGAGAGAAAGTCGCTAAAATTAAAAGTATTAATTGAAGATTTATTTGAAATGTCAAAAATCAATAGTGGGAAAATTAAGTTAAATAGAGAGTTAATAGACATACTATCATTAATACATCAAGGTATAGGTGAATACAGTACTTTATATGAGGAAAAAAATATTTCCTTTAAAGTAACAAGTGAAGAAGATGCTGTATATATGGAACTTGATGGAAAGATGATGTCAAGAGCCTTAGAAAATATAATAATTAATGCACTAAAGTATTCAATGAGCAATACTAGGGTTTATATTAATGTAAAAATAGATGGTGATTATGTTAATGTCGGCGTGAAAAATATTGCTAATTACGAAATGGATTTTAATGAAGACGAAATGTTTGAAAGATTTGCAAGAGGAGATAAGTCTAGAAATTCGAAAGTAGAAGGTTCGGGATTAGGTCTAGCAATCACAAAGAGTATAGTTGAACTTCATGGTGGAGAAGTTAAAATAAAAAAAGAAGGAGATATGTTTAAAATTTATCTTATGCTTCCAATAAATAAGGGATAA
- a CDS encoding fumarate hydratase → MREINVELITEAIKNLSIEANYFLGSDINDALLNAKKEEPWKLASDVLDKILINSEIARNEKMPMCQDTGMACVFIEIGQDVHLVGGRIEDAINEGVRRGYEEGFLRKSVVKDPIRRVNTKDNTPAIIYYDIVDGDKVKIILAPKGFGSENMSKIGMLKPSDGLDGVKKFIIDTVKAAGPNPCPPMVIGVGIGGTFDKAAYLAKKALLRPIDIRNEDEFYKELELELLQEVNKLGIGPQGFGGKTTALGLNIETYSTHIAGLPVAVNINCHATRHKEVIL, encoded by the coding sequence ATGAGAGAAATAAATGTTGAACTTATAACAGAAGCTATTAAAAATTTATCAATTGAAGCTAATTATTTCTTAGGATCAGATATTAATGATGCATTATTAAATGCTAAGAAAGAAGAACCATGGAAATTAGCATCAGATGTTTTAGATAAGATATTAATAAATTCAGAAATTGCAAGAAATGAAAAAATGCCTATGTGCCAAGATACGGGAATGGCATGTGTATTTATTGAAATAGGACAAGATGTTCATTTAGTTGGTGGAAGGATTGAAGATGCTATTAATGAAGGAGTACGTAGGGGATATGAGGAAGGATTTCTAAGAAAATCGGTAGTAAAAGATCCGATAAGAAGAGTTAATACAAAGGACAACACTCCAGCTATAATATATTATGACATAGTGGATGGTGATAAGGTTAAGATCATATTAGCACCAAAGGGATTTGGTTCTGAAAATATGAGTAAAATAGGTATGTTAAAGCCATCAGATGGACTGGATGGAGTGAAGAAGTTCATAATAGATACAGTTAAAGCGGCAGGACCTAACCCATGTCCTCCTATGGTAATAGGTGTTGGAATTGGAGGGACTTTTGATAAGGCAGCATACTTAGCTAAGAAAGCATTATTAAGACCCATCGATATAAGGAATGAAGATGAATTTTATAAGGAATTAGAATTGGAACTATTACAAGAAGTAAATAAATTGGGAATTGGACCACAAGGCTTCGGAGGTAAAACAACTGCATTAGGGTTAAATATAGAGACTTATTCAACGCATATTGCGGGGTTACCTGTTGCGGTAAATATAAATTGTCATGCTACCAGACATAAAGAGGTAATACTATAA
- a CDS encoding Fe-S-containing hydro-lyase, whose protein sequence is MEIKLETPLNEEKIRQLKAGDSILLSGIIYSARDAAHKRLIELLYEGKELPFNIKDQVIYYVGPSPAKPGTVIGSAGPTTSYRMDAYAPKLMDIGLKGMIGKGARNGEVISSIKSNEAVYFGAIGGAAALIGKSIIKSEIIAYEDLGAEAIRKMEVKDMPLVVIIDAQGNNLYEIGQREYLDSVK, encoded by the coding sequence ATGGAAATTAAATTAGAGACACCTCTTAATGAAGAAAAGATAAGACAATTAAAAGCAGGAGATAGTATTTTGTTAAGTGGGATAATATATTCTGCTAGAGATGCCGCACATAAAAGATTGATAGAATTGCTTTATGAAGGGAAGGAACTGCCTTTTAATATAAAAGATCAGGTTATATACTATGTTGGACCATCACCAGCTAAGCCAGGTACTGTTATAGGATCTGCTGGTCCAACAACTAGCTACAGAATGGATGCTTATGCACCTAAATTAATGGACATTGGACTAAAAGGAATGATAGGTAAAGGTGCAAGAAACGGTGAAGTAATTAGTTCAATCAAAAGCAATGAGGCAGTATACTTTGGAGCAATTGGAGGGGCGGCCGCATTAATAGGAAAAAGTATTATTAAGTCTGAAATAATCGCTTATGAAGATTTAGGTGCTGAAGCTATAAGAAAAATGGAGGTTAAGGATATGCCTCTAGTTGTTATTATAGATGCTCAAGGAAATAACTTGTATGAAATTGGTCAAAGAGAATATTTAGATTCGGTAAAATAA
- the ptsP gene encoding phosphoenolpyruvate--protein phosphotransferase has translation MKKGIAASKGYAIGKVFLQEHEEIIINDSKIADIDAEKAKMQKALDDSKVQLEAIKDKAEKEMGAEKAAVFEAHITLLDDPEFTGAMMMEIENNSINGLKAIESVANTFVAIFESMDNEYMRERAADIKDVSKRILSNFAGKGGDSFAITEENTVVVAHDLTPSDTAGLDRTKVVGFITNIGGRTSHAAIMARTLEIPAVLGLGDITTAVKTGDAVIVDGITGDVIINPSEEVLAEYREKKAKFQAEQEELKKLIDVKTTTKSGRRIEVCGNIGKPEDVLGVLANGGDGVGLFRTEFLYMDRDSAPTEDEQYESYKFVLEKMEGKQVVIRTLDIGGDKTLPYLPLPEEMNPFLGYRAIRLCLDRKDIFKVQLRALLRASIYGNLAVMFPMISGLEEFEQEKEVVEECKAELKAEGKEYSEKIQWGIMVEIPAAAVYADELAKHVDFFSIGTNDLIQYTLAADRMSEKVSYLYNPMHPAVLRLIKMTIDGAHKHGKWVGMCGEMAGDEAAIPTLVEYGLDEFSMSATSILNAKKIMLEQE, from the coding sequence ATGAAAAAAGGTATTGCTGCTTCTAAAGGATATGCAATAGGAAAAGTATTTTTACAAGAGCATGAGGAAATCATTATAAATGACAGTAAAATTGCAGATATAGATGCAGAAAAAGCAAAAATGCAAAAAGCATTGGATGATTCTAAAGTACAATTAGAAGCTATTAAAGATAAGGCAGAAAAAGAAATGGGTGCAGAGAAGGCAGCTGTATTTGAAGCACACATTACATTATTAGATGACCCAGAATTTACTGGAGCAATGATGATGGAAATTGAAAACAATAGTATAAATGGATTAAAGGCTATTGAGAGTGTTGCTAATACTTTTGTTGCTATATTTGAATCTATGGATAATGAATATATGAGAGAAAGAGCTGCTGATATTAAAGATGTATCTAAGAGAATATTATCAAATTTTGCAGGTAAGGGCGGAGATTCTTTTGCAATTACTGAAGAAAATACAGTAGTTGTAGCTCACGATTTAACTCCATCTGATACAGCAGGATTAGATAGAACTAAGGTTGTTGGATTTATAACTAATATAGGTGGAAGAACTTCACATGCAGCTATAATGGCTAGAACTTTAGAGATTCCAGCAGTACTTGGATTAGGTGATATAACTACAGCTGTTAAAACAGGGGATGCAGTTATAGTTGATGGAATAACAGGAGATGTTATTATAAATCCATCAGAAGAAGTTTTAGCAGAATATAGAGAGAAAAAAGCAAAATTCCAAGCAGAACAAGAAGAATTAAAGAAATTAATAGATGTTAAAACAACTACTAAATCAGGTAGAAGAATAGAAGTTTGCGGAAACATTGGTAAACCAGAAGATGTACTAGGTGTTTTAGCAAATGGTGGAGACGGTGTTGGATTATTCAGAACAGAGTTTCTATACATGGATAGAGATAGTGCTCCAACAGAGGACGAACAATATGAATCATATAAATTTGTTCTTGAAAAAATGGAAGGTAAGCAAGTTGTTATAAGAACTTTAGATATCGGAGGAGATAAAACGCTTCCATATTTACCATTACCAGAAGAAATGAATCCATTCTTAGGATATAGAGCAATAAGACTTTGTTTAGATAGAAAAGATATATTTAAAGTTCAGTTAAGAGCATTGCTTAGAGCTTCTATATATGGAAATCTTGCAGTTATGTTCCCAATGATTTCTGGATTAGAAGAATTTGAGCAAGAAAAAGAAGTTGTTGAAGAATGTAAAGCAGAATTAAAAGCTGAAGGAAAAGAATATTCAGAAAAAATCCAATGGGGCATAATGGTTGAAATTCCAGCAGCAGCAGTTTATGCAGATGAATTAGCTAAACATGTTGATTTCTTCTCAATAGGAACTAATGACTTAATTCAATACACATTAGCAGCTGATAGAATGAGCGAAAAAGTTTCATATCTTTATAATCCAATGCATCCAGCAGTATTAAGATTAATAAAGATGACTATTGATGGAGCTCATAAACACGGTAAATGGGTTGGAATGTGTGGAGAAATGGCTGGAGATGAAGCAGCTATCCCAACATTAGTTGAATATGGATTAGATGAATTCTCAATGAGTGCTACATCAATCTTAAATGCTAAAAAGATAATGTTAGAACAAGAATAA